One genomic segment of Oncorhynchus mykiss isolate Arlee chromosome 10, USDA_OmykA_1.1, whole genome shotgun sequence includes these proteins:
- the LOC110533491 gene encoding creatine kinase M-type → MPFGNTHNNFKLNFKVEEEYPDLTKHNNHMAKVLTKDMYAKLRDKQTPSGFTLDDVIQTGVDNPGHPFIMTVGCVAGDEESYEIFKDLLDPIISDRHSGYKPTDKHKTDLNFENLKGGDDLDPNYVLSSRVRTGRSIKGYTLPPHNSRGERRAVEKLSVEALNTLDGEFKGKYYPLNKMTDAEQEQLIADHFLFDKPVSPLLLGAGMARDWPDARGIWHNDAKSFLVWVNEEDHLRVISMEKGGNMKEVFRRFCVGLKRIEETFKKHNHGFMWNEHLGYVLTCPSNLGTGLRGGVHVKLPKLSTHPKFEEILTRLRLQKRGTGGVDTASVGGVFDISNADRLGSSEVDQVQMVVDGVKLMVEMEKKLEKGEAIDGMIPAQK, encoded by the exons ATGCCTTTCGGTAACACCCACAACAACTTCAAACTCAACTTCAAAGTTGAGGAGGAGTACCCTGACCTCACCAAGCACAACAACCACATGGCCAAGGTGCTGACCAAGGACATGTACGCCAAGCTGAGGGACAAGCAGACCCCCTCTGGCTTCACCTTGGATGACGTCATCCAGACCGGTGTCGACAACCCTG gtcACCCCTTCATCATGACTGTTGGCTGTGTGGCTGGTGATGAGGAGTCCTACGAGATCTTCAAGGATCTGTTGGACCCCATCATCTCAGACCGTCATAGTGGATACAAGCCCACAGACAAGCACAAGACCGACCTGAACTTTGAGAACCTGAAG GGAGGTGATGATCTGGACCCCAACTACGTCCTGTCCAGCCGTGTGCGTACTGGCCGCAGCATCAAGGGATACACCCTGCCCCCCCACAACAGCCGTGGCGAGCGCAGAGCAGTGGAGAAACTGTCCGTCGAGG CTCTGAACACCCTGGATGGTGAATTCAAGGGAAAGTACTACCCCCTGAATAAGATGACCGATGCCGAGCAGGAGCAGCTTATCGCTGACCATTTCTTGTTTGACAAGCCCGTCTCCCCCCTGCTGCTGGGTGCTGGTATGGCCCGTGACTGGCCCGATGCAAGAGGAATCTG GCATAACGATGCCAAGAGCTTCTTGGTCTGGGTGAATGAGGAGGATCACCTGCGTGTCATCTCCATGGAGAAGGGCGGCAACATGAAGGAGGTCTTCAGACGCTTCTGCGTTGGTCTGAAAAGG ATTGAGGAGACTTTCAAGAAGCACAACCACGGCTTCATGTGGAACGAGCATCTTGGCTACGTGCTGACCTGCCCCTCCAACTTGGGAACTGGTCTGCGTGGTGGCGTGCACGTCAAGCTGCCCAAGCTGAGCACACACCCCAAGTTTGAGGAGATCCTGACCAGGCTGCGTCTGCAGAAGCGTGGCACAG GTGGCGTGGACACCGCCTCCGTGGGTGGAGTGTTCGACATCTCCAACGCTGACCGTCTGGGATCTTCTGAGGTAGATCAGGTCCAGATGGTGGTGGATGGTGTCAAGCTCATGGTGGAAATGGAGAAGAAGCTGGAGAAGGGAGAGGCCATCGACGGCATGATCCCCGCCCAGAAGTAA